From one Phycodurus eques isolate BA_2022a chromosome 6, UOR_Pequ_1.1, whole genome shotgun sequence genomic stretch:
- the LOC133404316 gene encoding endonuclease V-like isoform X1, producing MTSVLPVRMQQMSPTEELVKQWESEQAILREQVVEEDTEDWQKSPDFSGLERVAGLDLSFIKGDDVSACAQLVVLSYPVLEVLYEDSQMVTLTAPYMAGFLAFRETPFLLDALQRLERDKPTLLPQVLFVDGNGLFHYREFGLACHIGVLSGLPCVGVAKNLLQVQGVYKNEEHQSQISALQKGGDNFPLIATSGKVLGKALRSSDKSTKPVYVSVGHKISLDTAVKLTHSCSRFRVPEPIRQLHSDLDSGSGRGHSILIFCKSNSFVDLDVYFGVLKAQ from the exons ATGACTTCTGTCTTACCCGTCCGAATGCAACAAATGTCTCCAACGGAGGAGTTGGTCAAGCAGTGGGAAAG TGAGCAGGCCATTCTCAGAGAGCAGGTGGTGGAGGAGGACACGGAAGACTGGCAGAAGAGCCCAGACTTCTCGGGGCTGGAACGGGTCGCTGGACTGGACCTCTCCTTCATCAAAGGTGATGACGTCAGTGCCTGCGCCCAGCTCGTCGTGCTCAGCTACCCTGTTCTTGAG GTGCTCTATGAGGACAGTCAGATGGTGACCCTAACAGCCCCCTACATGGCAGGCTTTCTAGCCTTCAGAGAAACCCCTTTCCTCTTGGATGCTCTGCAGCGGCttgaaagggacaagcccacTCTTCTGCCTCAG GTGCTGTTTGTGGATGGCAATGGTCTCTTTCACTACAGAG AATTTGGACTGGCATGTCATATTGGAGTGCTGTCAGGGCTGCCATGTGTGGGTGTTGCCAAGAACCTACTCCAAGTCCAGGGTGTGTACAAAAATGAAGAACACCAGTCTCAG ATTTCAGCACTGCAGAAAGGAGGAGACAACTTTCCACTCATAGCAACCTCTGGTAAAGTGCTTGGAAAG GCACTGCGTAGCTCAGACAAGAGCACCAAGCCAGTCTATGTGTCAGTTGGCCACAAGATCAGTCTGGATACTGCTGTGAAGCTCACACACTCCTGCAGCCGCTTCAGAGTCCCGGAGCCAATCAGACAG TTGCATTCAGATCTTGATTCAGGGTCTGGTCGGGGCCATTCCATTCTCATCTTCTGCAA
- the LOC133404316 gene encoding endonuclease V-like isoform X2 produces MTSVLPVRMQQMSPTEELVKQWESEQAILREQVVEEDTEDWQKSPDFSGLERVAGLDLSFIKGDDVSACAQLVVLSYPVLEVLYEDSQMVTLTAPYMAGFLAFRETPFLLDALQRLERDKPTLLPQVLFVDGNGLFHYREFGLACHIGVLSGLPCVGVAKNLLQVQGVYKNEEHQSQISALQKGGDNFPLIATSGKVLGKALRSSDKSTKPVYVSVGHKISLDTAVKLTHSCSRFRVPEPIRQADYRSREYLRAHFPAAATGSTE; encoded by the exons ATGACTTCTGTCTTACCCGTCCGAATGCAACAAATGTCTCCAACGGAGGAGTTGGTCAAGCAGTGGGAAAG TGAGCAGGCCATTCTCAGAGAGCAGGTGGTGGAGGAGGACACGGAAGACTGGCAGAAGAGCCCAGACTTCTCGGGGCTGGAACGGGTCGCTGGACTGGACCTCTCCTTCATCAAAGGTGATGACGTCAGTGCCTGCGCCCAGCTCGTCGTGCTCAGCTACCCTGTTCTTGAG GTGCTCTATGAGGACAGTCAGATGGTGACCCTAACAGCCCCCTACATGGCAGGCTTTCTAGCCTTCAGAGAAACCCCTTTCCTCTTGGATGCTCTGCAGCGGCttgaaagggacaagcccacTCTTCTGCCTCAG GTGCTGTTTGTGGATGGCAATGGTCTCTTTCACTACAGAG AATTTGGACTGGCATGTCATATTGGAGTGCTGTCAGGGCTGCCATGTGTGGGTGTTGCCAAGAACCTACTCCAAGTCCAGGGTGTGTACAAAAATGAAGAACACCAGTCTCAG ATTTCAGCACTGCAGAAAGGAGGAGACAACTTTCCACTCATAGCAACCTCTGGTAAAGTGCTTGGAAAG GCACTGCGTAGCTCAGACAAGAGCACCAAGCCAGTCTATGTGTCAGTTGGCCACAAGATCAGTCTGGATACTGCTGTGAAGCTCACACACTCCTGCAGCCGCTTCAGAGTCCCGGAGCCAATCAGACAG